The Anopheles merus strain MAF chromosome 2L, AmerM5.1, whole genome shotgun sequence genome has a segment encoding these proteins:
- the LOC121593462 gene encoding serine-threonine kinase receptor-associated protein produces the protein MKQIPLTCSGHTRPVVHLDFSGLTECGYFLISACKDGKPMLRMGDTGDWVGTFEGHKGAVWGVALNESATLAASGAADFTGKIWNAVTGEEVHSLQHNHIVKTVAFSHDSQYLVTGSNEKLVRVFDLNSDGKALESYAGHAGAVKRALFCRNEKCVISCADDKSMRLWDRGTGQEVSRVEFSSHPNGLELSKDGSILTVTYGNCTAFYDMETLTQLKEITIPTRVSSASLHPDKHIFVCGGEDFKMYKYDYITGNEIESFKGHFGPVHSVSFSPDGELYASGSEDGTLRLWQTTVGKTYGLWKCTEPTDLNNSTSNNSAINNTAANSAVSGVVAPVTPNNAAVSCPPVSSATAPVTPTPSANREVTAN, from the exons ATGGCAAACCGATGCTGCGAATGGGCGATACGGGCGATTGGGTCGGCACGTTCGAGGGCCACAAGGGTGCGGTGTGGGGCGTGGCGCTGAACGAATCGGCCACGCTGGCCGCCTCCGGTGCGGCCGACTTTACCGGCAAGATATGGAACGCGGTCACGGGCGAGGAGGTGCATAGCCTGCAGCACAATCACATCGTCAAGACGGTGGCGTTCAGCCACGACAGCCAGTACCTGGTCACGGGCAGCAACGAGAAGCTGGTACGGGTGTTCGATCTCAACTCGGACGGCAAAGCGCTGGAATCGTATGCTGGCCATGCCGGCGCGGTCAAGCGGGCGCTCTTCTGCCGGAACGAGAAGTGCGTCATCAGCTGCGCGGACGACAAGTCGATGCGGCTGTGGGACCGCGGCACGGGCCAGGAGGTGTCGCGGGTCGAGTTTAGCTCCCACCCGAACGGGCTCGAGCTGTCCAAGGACGGCAGCATCCTGACGGTGACGTACGGCAACTGTACCGCGTTCTACGACATGGAAACGCTGACGCAGCTGAAGGAGATCACCATACCGACGCGGGTCAGCTCCGCCAGCCTGCACCCGGACAAGCACATCTTTGTGTGCGGCGGAGAGGACTTCAAGATGTACAAGTACGATTACATTACGGGCAACGAGATCG AATCGTTCAAAGGCCACTTTGGCCCGGTGCACTCGGTCAGCTTCAGTCCGGACGGGGAACTGTACGCTAGCGGCTCGGAGGACGGCACGCTCCGGCTTTGGCAAACGACCGTCGGCAAAACGTACGGTCTGTGGAAATGCACCGAACCGACCGATCTGAACAACTCCACCAGCAACAATAGCGCCATCAACAACACCGCCGCCAACAGCGCTGTCAGTGGCGTCGTCGCTCCGGTCACTCCAAACAACGCTGCCGTAAGCTGCCCGCCGGTGTCGTCGGCAACTGCGCCGGTAACACCGACACCGAGCGCGAACCGGGAAGTGACGGCCAACTGA